The following coding sequences lie in one Xiphophorus maculatus strain JP 163 A chromosome 4, X_maculatus-5.0-male, whole genome shotgun sequence genomic window:
- the LOC102234931 gene encoding trypsin-like: MALLKVLLLLGLGISVNSDVSLQKRIIGGQNCHDTERLYHVRLEISNGTHITPCGGSLIHPEWILTVVRCWKSEPGWTSRAILKVHPQTVIHYIQSIQQAPVIYGPDHDIMLLKLQRPVTDVPFARLPDCRRRLQVGSVVQLAGEGATTAGPNNERLRVSAIPAPLQCVDMRVFRITVIMPAYGHVFYAEAPNRDVCYGDVGGAAIHNNMIYGVIAFSGANACQRPAAILDVCKYKNWIRTTLRIH; the protein is encoded by the exons atggctctgctgaaggttctgctgctgctggggttGG gtaTTTCAGTGAACTCAGATGTTTCTTTGCAGAAGAGAATCATTGGAGGTCAAAACTGCCATGACACGGAGCGTCTTTATCATGTTCGGCTGGAGATCAGCAATGGTACTCATATCACCCCCTGTGGTGGATCTCTGATCCACCCTGAGTGGATCCTGACTGTAGTTCGCTGCTGGAAGTCGGAGCCAGGATG GACTAGCAGAGCAATATTAAAAGTTCATCCACAGACTGTTATACATTACATTCAGTCAATCCAACAAGCTCCTGTGATTTACGGCCCAGACCATGACATCATGTTACTGAAGCTTCAGAGACCAGTAACAGATGTCCCATTTGCTCGGCTACCAGACTGCAGGCGTCGTCTTCAAGT aGGCAGTGTTGTTCAACTGGCAGGAGAGGGAGCAACAACAGCCGGCCCCAACAATGAGCGAT TGAGAGTTTCTGCTATTCCAGCACCTCTTCAATGTGTCGACATGAGAGTTTTTCGTATTACCGTCATCATGCCGGCATATGGGCATGTATTCTATGCTGAAGCACCAAACAGGGATGTCTGCTAT GGCGATGTTGGTGGAGCAGCGATACACAACAACATGATTTATGGTGTGATTGCTTTTAGTGGAGCAAATGCATGTCAGAGACCAGCTGCAATCTTGGATGTGTGTAAATACAAGAACTGGATTAGAACTACACTTCGGATCcactaa
- the LOC106699977 gene encoding anionic trypsin-2-like — translation MALLKVLLLLGLGVSVNSDVSLQKRIIGGQNCPDTERLYHVRLESSNGTHLHHCGGSLIHSWWILTAAHCWAFEPGWTNAIVINVHPRTAGEQRRMIQQAPVIYTQGGRQHDIMLLALERSITDFPLAPLPDCRHKIRVGHVVQLAGEGATTTGPNNQRLPPGAAIPPHLQCVDMRVVRTFLNVPTRGHVFYAAAPNKDICYGDPGGAAMHNHMIYGVISLGGANACESPVTILNVCEYKDWIRTTLGID, via the exons atggctctgctgaaggttctgctgctgctgggtctGG gtgtttcagtgaactcagatgtttctctgcagaagagAATCATTGGAGGTCAAAACTGTCCTGACACAGAGCGTCTTTATCATGTTCGGCTGGAGAGCAGCAATGGTACTCATTTGCACCACTGTGGAGGATCTCTGATCCACTCTTGGTGGATTCTCACTGCAGCTCACTGCTGGGCGTTTGAGCCAGGATG GACTAATGCAATAGTGATAAATGTTCATCCACGGACTGCTGGGGAGCAGAGAAGGATGATCCAACAAGCTCCTGTGATTTATACTCAAGGAGGCAGGCAGCACGACATCATGTTGCTGGCGCTTGAGAGATCAATAACAGATTTCCCACTTGCTCCGCTACCAGACTGCAGGCATAAAATTAGAGT aGGCCATGTTGTTCAGCTGGCAGGAGAGGGAGCAACAACAACCGGCCCCAATAATCAGCGAT TACCCCCTGGTGCTGCTATTCCACCACATCTTCAATGTGTCGACATGAGAGTTGTTCGGACTTTCCTCAACGTGCCGACACGTGGGCATGTATTCTATGCTGCAGCACCGAACAAGGATATCTGCTAT GGTGACCCTGGTGGAGCAGCGATGCACAACCACATGATTTATGGTGTGATTTCTCTTGGTGGAGCAAATGCATGTGAGAGTCCAGTTACCATCTTGAATGTGTGTGAATACAAGGACTGGATTAGAACTACACTTGGGATcgactaa
- the LOC106700009 gene encoding trypsin-like translates to MALLKVLLLLGLGVSVNSDVSLQKRIIGGQNCDDGERLYHVRVESGNGTHMSRCVGSLIHPQWILTAARCWQFGSGWTIVAVLKVHPWTATQQRQMIQQAPVIYAHNGRHHDLMLLKLETAVRDVPFARIPDCNNRLKKGYVVQLAGEGATTTGPNNERLPPNAPIPAHLQCVDMKVSQVSRSLQTHGHKFLASAPSKDVCYGDVGGAAMYNGMIYGVISFGGTDACQRPTAILDVCEYLWWIKHTTGLK, encoded by the exons atggctctgctgaaggttctgctgctgctggggctgg gtgtttcagtgaactcagatgtttctctgcagaagagAATCATTGGAGGTCAAAACTGTGATGACGGCGAGCGTCTTTATCATGTTCGGGTGGAGAGTGGCAATGGTACTCATATGAGTCGCTGTGTAGGATCTCTGATCCACCCTCAGTGGATCCTGACTGCAGCTCGCTGCTGGCAGTTTGGGTCAGGATG GACTATCGTAGCAGTGTTAAAAGTTCATCCATGGACTGCTACTCAGCAGAGACAGATGATCCAACAAGCTCCTGTGATTTATGCTCACAATGGCCGGCACCATGACCTCATGTTGCTGAAGCTTGAGACAGCAGTAAGAGATGTCCCATTTGCTCGGATACCAGACTGCAACAATCGTCTTAAAAA aGGCTATGTTGTTCAGCTGGCAGGAGAGGGCGCAACGACAACCGGCCCCAACAATGAGCGAT TGCCCCCCAATGCTCCTATTCCAGCACATCTTCAGTGTGTCGACATGAAAGTTAGTCAGGTTTCCAGATCGTTGCAGACACATGGGCATAAATTTCTTGCTTCCGCACCGAGCAAGGATGTATGCTAT GGCGACGTTGGTGGAGCAGCGATGTACAACGGCATGATTTATGGTGTGATTTCTTTTGGTGGAACAGATGCTTGTCAGAGGCCAACTGCAATCTTGGATGTGTGTGAATATCTGTGGTGGATAAAACATACAACTGgacttaaataa